The Cutaneotrichosporon cavernicola HIS019 DNA, chromosome: 3 region AAAGGCGACAGCCAGCTCACTCAGCAAGGCTGCCGGTACCAAGACACCAGCCACCATGAAGCGCCTTGTGCCAACCCCGAGCAAAGTGACGCAGCCTCTGAACCCTTCCAAAACGACCAACGCCAAGGCTGGCCCAAGTGTCTTCCGCGTTGAGCAAGAGGAAAGttgctcgacctcgtcgatcaAGGCCGTGAATCGCCCGACTCTGGGCCCACCTTCGCGCACCTCTGGCATGGGCCACTCCGCTGCCGGACCGTCCAACCCAGCGCCAGTGCGTACGCACGCTGCTACGGCActccagcagcagcgcgcGACACTCCAggcgcagctcgaccaGAAGGCTCTGGACGCAGAATCGGAGAACATTGTGCTGCCTGACATCAACTCGGAAtactcggactcggacgacaGCGACCGCGAGACCGACTTTAAGCGGCCCAAGTGGGCCGACAGCcccgagctcaaggaggcgctcgagatgCAGGCGAGCGTCAACCCGGACGAGCTGTTCGGGCCCATCCGCCCATTGAACATGGAGGAGCTGTTTAacgcgcgcgtcggcaaGTTCCGTGCGCGCACATCGTCCGCCAACTGGAGCGGCGCGGACCGCCTCACCGaagccgaggagcgcgagtaCGCGCGCCGCATGGGCTTCAAGGCGATCAATGCGCCGCGCGACGGTGGCCAGTAGACGTAGAATGTTTTAACTTGTACTGCTTTCAATCAAATGTACCATGCGTGATCAGTGTTGCATTACCCCGGTCTATTGTACAGCAGTGGTCGTGATGGTcttgtcgcgcgcgcggaaCATGAGCAGCAAGCCTTCGTAGACGGTCCAAGcgatggccgagctcgccgccttGCGCGAGATGCGCAGTGACGAACCCGCGAAGAAGCCCACCAACCCGAGGTCCTGTTGTCAGATTGGCGGGATGAGAACTCACGGTATAGATGTGCCGTATGGCGCGCATGATCGTGGGGTTCTCGGCCGGCGCAACCTGCATGCGCGTCTTGACGCAGTCCGCAGGCGACGTGAGTATTGTCGCGagcaccgaggccgagacggcTGGTGTTAGATCTCTTCACTATCTCCAAGTCCACTCCCAGTCGTCTCCGCTTGACCCCCCACTCACCTGATCCAGAGTGCAGTGCCGCATTCGGTACACTCATCTCCGGACGCATGCTCAGCGCTTTGCTCGCAAGttccttgcccttctcgTAGAACACCACATAGAGGCCAGCATAGGGGGCATCGCGCACCGCCGTAGCCGTGAAGCCCTGGAAGAGGCCGCGGACCCCGTCGGCGGCTAGGAGGTGCCGGAACCCGCCGATAAGCGAGCGGTATTGCGAGTATGCGTTggactggggtcagcggcAGCTATAGTAAGAATGGAATGGCGTGTCCACAACGCCTTCCTGACCAGACGGCGACACCTACCTCGAAGCGCGCCTTGATGACCGTGATTGGGTTTAACACAAAGCCGACGCTTGTCCGCGCCACGGCGCCCGCAACCAGGTTgccagaggacgagagctgggccagcgccgagcgctTGCCTTCGTTACTGGCGGTTGTGCGGGCAAAAAAGgggacgagggtgagctcGTGCCGGATCGCACTGAGCATGTAGAAGTagagcgcgacgccgggTACGTtactgctgtcagcgggTTGACGCCAGATCAGTTGCCAacccttctcctccggcagcccatctcggcgcgcaCCCCAACGGatccctctctcctccgcccaccCCGGCCaggcctcgacgacccaTGGAACCCCGCCCACTCACCGCGCAACCGTCGGCACCGTTCCCCTCCAAAGACCAGTCACACCATCATCCCGAATGACCTGCCTCACAACAGGACCAAGTCGGTGTCTATGGTCAGCCACACAATAACACAGCTCACCGTTTCCGGCCGACATTGTATCCCTGCTGCAAACGGGTCTTGAGCAGATCCAGTGGTTGGAGACAAACAGCAGACGTAAGCCCACTAAGTGCCCCAGAAGCGAGGTGGTGTGTGGCCTTGATGCTGCTCTTCGGGGCCGCCGGGGCCTCCGCCATTATGATGAGATGGGTGGTTTGATGAGTTTGGTAGCTGACAGCTCGGTGGCTTGGGTAACCGAAATTACTTTGGTAGTGGGCAGGTGACGTCCAATTTACCTCCTTTCATTTCGTCATACCTATCATGACCTTCCAGGTGAGTCGCCTACTTATTCCGAACTCGGTTGATGATAGGACCGCGGCCAGAGCGTCAGCTCACTGCTTGCACTCTTGCGGTCTGCGCAggatggaggtggagacgaagac contains the following coding sequences:
- a CDS encoding uncharacterized protein (Mitochondrial carrier protein); this encodes MAEAPAAPKSSIKATHHLASGALSGLTSAVCLQPLDLLKTRLQQGYNVGRKRHRLGPVVRQVIRDDGVTGLWRGTVPTVARNVPGVALYFYMLSAIRHELTLVPFFARTTASNEGKRSALAQLSSSGNLVAGAVARTSVGFVLNPITVIKARFESNAYSQYRSLIGGFRHLLAADGVRGLFQGFTATAVRDAPYAGLYVVFYEKGKELASKALSMRPEMSVPNAALHSGSAVSASVLATILTSPADCVKTRMQVAPAENPTIMRAIRHIYTDLGLVGFFAGSSLRISRKAASSAIAWTVYEGLLLMFRARDKTITTTAVQ